The sequence below is a genomic window from Sander lucioperca isolate FBNREF2018 chromosome 10, SLUC_FBN_1.2, whole genome shotgun sequence.
GAAGTTGAAATGATTTAAATGTCTGTTGTAAAACCTATGTCTGGATACATAACTGACTATTGTTAAATGctacatgaaaataaaatgaattcattGTAAAATATAAGACGCTACCACGTGGTGTTTTAGGTGTTTTATAAccaaaagctgtttttttttgtaacaggTATTGGAATGTAAATGCCCCAAGAAATCAGCGtttattaaactttttttttcaaagatccTCTATGCTAAACCGTCTCTGATAATAtttgtcttcttcttcctccggATCTTTGCCCGTCAGCCCACGGTTTCCGGTGCGTCGTCAGTGATTTTCCGGTGAGGTTCCCAGCACGCAGACATGCCAGTAAGTACCTCTACGGGGTTTATAGTAGCCATCAAtcgttaaaaaatgttttgtaggGGGGAATCTAATACGATAtgaaagtttgttttgtttctgttggaATCAACGCTTTGATTGCTGTGATTTTAACCGTAAAGATGTGAAAAAGCACGCAATATGGCGAGCACGTGCAACAAAGCAGCCCACGCGGGCTCCCTTTATGATCACCGGTCACATGTAGATCTTTTTAGTGCGTTAAAAATCACTTTCTGAAGATATCTTAGTTTGTCCTGTGAATACAGTCACCGTAACGTTGATTGCTTTAAAACATTAAGGCCATTTTTTCTTATCACTTTATCATATTTCCTCTCATTGGAGAGAGCTCGACCTTTGCATCCTGTAGGCTATAATCATGATGTTAAGTTTTAACTCTGACCAGAAATTAAATGTATccttatatttattatttctacaCTCCCGTAGATAATTGAAATGAATGTAGACTAGTATTCAGCTAAACTGTTGTCTTTTAATTTTCTTTCCAGCTTGCAAAGGATCTTTTGCTCCCGAGCTCTGAGGAGGAAAAGAGGAGACACAAGAAAAAACGCCTCGTTCAGAGTCCTAATTCCTATTTTATGGATGTCAAATGTCCAGGTCAGTTTGTTTACGTAGCAACCTGGCCAAACCCTCCTAGATCATTTAGATAATAGAGAGATAAATTTAAGTGCAGGGACAGggtgaaaaatagccttttggctaattctggtgcatttgcagaaatgctaattaatgtacactgtccctgtcaaataaattaataaaaaaaaaaaagtgcaaagtACACAAATACTGTGCCTAACTACATCTTCATATTCAAGTATTGAGACTTAAGACTTATTTGAGGGGAAATGTGTTAACTTTTATGAAAATACATTGGAGTAAAAAGCAATGGAGAAAATTTGGGctcaataataattaaaaaaaaaaatagcagctacaacatgaacttaaatttaatttaaattagagcctaaatgtattatttgtattaaaaaatgtttgccTTTATGTGTTGCCCTTTCATTGTTCCCTTAGTGATTGGGGTGTCAAATAAGGCATACAATGACACTTGTGACTGTCTGGTTAAATGAGTTTCAAGTGACTCTTTTACACAAACAGCTGCAAGGACACGTCGATAACCAAGAGTGCATTGGATAATACAATGGTTGGCTGTTGTTTCATGGCTGTCCCATCCAAtgatttgtgtgcgtgtgttgtgtGCAGGTTGCTATAAGATCACCACAGTGTTCAGCCACGCTCAGACTGTAGTGCTGTGTGTCGGCTGTTCCACAGTCCTCTGCCAGCCTACAGGAGGGAAAGCTCGCCTTACAGAAGGTAAGCAGCGTACGTAGtgaagaaagtgtgtgtgtgtgtatgtgtgtgtatatatatatatatatatatatatatatatatatatataatttaggCCTGTTAGGTTGGGGATCAGGTAGCAGAACTTTGCTGTACAATACACATCTAAGTGACACCTTAATATTTGCCTTTGTGTTGCCCTTTCATTGTGTTCTTCATGAACAGGGTGTCAACTAAGGCATACAGTGACTCTTGTGGTCGTGACAGAAATGTATCATCATTGAGCCATTTCTACACAGTCGACTGCAAGCACAAATGCTCTTTCATTCAGGCATTTTTTTCGACTTCTTTCAGCAAGGACAGCAGGATGTGGTTTCAGAATAGCTAATCCTTTGTTCTGATAAAAGAGGGATCAGAATTGCTTCACTCGTCGCAGTAC
It includes:
- the rps27.2 gene encoding 40S ribosomal protein S27.2, with product MPLAKDLLLPSSEEEKRRHKKKRLVQSPNSYFMDVKCPGCYKITTVFSHAQTVVLCVGCSTVLCQPTGGKARLTEGCSFRRKQH